The Phaenicophaeus curvirostris isolate KB17595 chromosome 15, BPBGC_Pcur_1.0, whole genome shotgun sequence genome window below encodes:
- the LOC138727037 gene encoding serine protease inhibitor Kazal-type 6-like, giving the protein MKATGALVLLSLLLLSVFSDVAGQDIEEICKEFLERNVYCTRESNPHCGTDGVTYGNKCAFCKAVLRSGGKIRLKHLGKC; this is encoded by the exons ATGAAGGCAACTGGTGCCTTAGTGCTTCTCagccttctgctgctttctgtcttcTCAG atgTAGCAGGTCAAGACATTGAAGAG ATTTGTAAAGAATTTTTAGAGAGAAATGTGTACTGCACGAGGGAGTCCAACCCTCACTGCGGCACGGATGGCGTCACGTATGGAAACAAGTGTGCCTTCTGCAAGGCAGTGCT GAGAAGTGGAGGAAAAATAAGATTGAAGCACCTGGGGAAGTGCTGA